Genomic segment of Nostoc sp. TCL240-02:
ATGATTGGCTACTGTTTGGTAGTGAAACTACGGGCTTACCACCAACAATTTTGTCAGATTGCGATGCTACTCTGTATATTCCCATGAGCCAACCAGGGGTTCGCAGTTTGAACTTGTCAGTAAGTGTGGCAATTGGCTTATTTGAAACCCGTCGTCAGTTAGGCTATCTACAATAGTTGCTTACCTTCACAGGCTAAGTATATTTACTTATTGTCTCTACAAACATCTATCTAAACTGGAGAATTTTGGCAGCAAGATTTTTTTGTTTACGGCAAAATATGTAAAAGAATATACCAAATCCTGGGTTTATTCGCTAATTGTAGTGGAAGATACTTACAAACAGAGGAAGGTTATTATAAGAAATTTATATATAAAACTTGAGATAATGCCAAATTTGAATGATAGATTTTGATGAATTTGAGGCATCCTAAATTGGGAACAAAAGCGCTAAAATCCAGTCATGTCATGTATTTGAGCTGTTTTTGCTCGATGAACTCCAAAAAGCAGCCTAAAATTAGACGATAGTTAATACGGTTGTTTTTTAGGGAATAATCAACGTAAAGTCTCGTGTTGAGAAGACTGATGGGCTAGAAATATCTTGAAGATATCTACAGCAGGGGGCATCACTTTTCCAGAAGTCGCAGCAATTTATTTTTCGGCAGCGACTATAGACTAGGCAAATCATTTGTTTAGTCCCCGTGATTGACGCAAGACAAGCGCGGATAATGGTAAAGAGTTATAAACGTCCTAAGTGGTGTTAGGAGTGGTTCGGACAAGTAAACACAGCAAACTTTAAGTTTTGCTAATACATGTAAACTTGTCTAAATCAGAGAAGCAGGTTAATCTTGCGTAAGCATCTCTGGTGAATGTGATCTTGATCTATCATTTGTTGTGATCTAAATCATTGACTAGTATCCAACTGAAAAATCGAGGTCAGTTAAGCGCTAGTGATCATAGGAGGTCGTCTTTGAAACGAGCATTAAAAAAGAGAGTAAAAGCTGTGTTGAACAATAACCCCAACAGCGATGATGCCCCGGTAGAACTGCAAAATGTGATGAATCCAAAAGTTAACCGCCGGGTGCGGACAAAAGCCGCCATGATTGGCTTGGCAATCTCTATGGGAGCAACCAGCCTTTTGGTGACTCGACAAAGCGATCAAGCCCAAGCAGCGGTGCCAGTAGGCAGCCAAAAGGCTTCCTCCTCAATTCCTGCTGTTCCTGACACTGAAGTGAAATTTGCCTCCACAAAGCTGGAGTCCCAAGCAGTCTCATCAGCGAGCGTGCCGGAAAATCCTGTGATCGTGGAACCAACGGCAGTCTCACAAGTGCCTGGGCTTGAAGCTAAATGGCAAGTCGCGGCAAATGGAATTTCTTTGCAAATTCCTGCATCAGAAACATTTTCCCAAGCAACAGTCAGTTATAAAAATTCCACCAACCTGAAGCCGCAAGTGGCACAGGGATTGAACAACACATTAGCCGAGACTAGTTTCCCAACAGTCAATAATTTGTCTGACTATAGTGCTGATGGTGTTGGTAGTACGAATGTTTTATCGAATGCCCAGCCACAAAAAGTGGCAACATCTGGTGCAGTCAACGGTGAGATAAATGCACAACTTAAGGCACAACAAGAGTTTGCACTGAATCGCTTACAAGAAAAATCTAATCGGTTAAGAAAAAGTCTGGCACAGTTACAGTCTGGGGAAACTGAAAACCCATCACCAGCTGATATTGGTTTGGCACAGCCGACGACTGGAGTTGAAAAAACTGCATTAGTCCAGCCGAATACTTCTGACGATGCAAGCAAAGCGAACTTGATATCGAAGCTAAAACAGAAGAATCAGGCGAGTGCAATTGCACCAGTATCAGCTACACCAACACTTATTGCATCCTCGGCTCGAACTGCCTACGAAGTTAAGCCTGGAGATACACTAGCAGCGATCGCCAGCAAATACAATACTTCAGTATCAGAACTAGTTAAGGTAAATAACCTCAACAATCCCAATGAACTGAAAATTAGTCAAAAACTAATTATTCCTGCTGGTCGAGTTGAGGTAACAGTAGCGAATCAACCCACTGTAGCGAGTCAACCTGCTGTAGCGAGTCAACCTACTTTTGTGGAGTCCAGCAAAACTCCAAAAGTAGCTACCTCTCCTATGAA
This window contains:
- a CDS encoding peptidoglycan DD-metalloendopeptidase family protein: MKRALKKRVKAVLNNNPNSDDAPVELQNVMNPKVNRRVRTKAAMIGLAISMGATSLLVTRQSDQAQAAVPVGSQKASSSIPAVPDTEVKFASTKLESQAVSSASVPENPVIVEPTAVSQVPGLEAKWQVAANGISLQIPASETFSQATVSYKNSTNLKPQVAQGLNNTLAETSFPTVNNLSDYSADGVGSTNVLSNAQPQKVATSGAVNGEINAQLKAQQEFALNRLQEKSNRLRKSLAQLQSGETENPSPADIGLAQPTTGVEKTALVQPNTSDDASKANLISKLKQKNQASAIAPVSATPTLIASSARTAYEVKPGDTLAAIASKYNTSVSELVKVNNLNNPNELKISQKLIIPAGRVEVTVANQPTVASQPAVASQPTFVESSKTPKVATSPMNIGSANSYLPTTSQSPSIADNSSVAVPISVIANNQVQANSATDLEVRHTTPTRSYGVGGEDPVPTAFAEIQQPKTSANRVARGNNNDRLRGLQAEIQRLQQKYRAQQSGNLVVPAASDTNNAAMLTPISTPNNFIVPNSAVRPNSVAIPIPVPTPIRATYSAQPIKPQFRTSVRPNEPVNPEFLPNLGSASQWTPARTQSPTRIATPSGRVNASDSLGKMRGTTVTPQILPPLAAVDQYLPRPVDELIPPPSSSSPPSSSTVAYTWPAKGTLTSGYGWRWGRMHKGIDVANSTGTPVVASAEGTIEKAGWNNGGYGNLVEVRHPDGSTTRYAHNSKILVQPGQQVHQGETIALMGSTGHSTGPHTHFEIHPSGKGAVNPIAMLPDRI